From Primulina tabacum isolate GXHZ01 chromosome 2, ASM2559414v2, whole genome shotgun sequence, one genomic window encodes:
- the LOC142537789 gene encoding uncharacterized protein LOC142537789: MVAHTLLGVVRCDPSYEIKYIIENVKDKYGYQISYTKAWRSLKRAMEIAHGTWESSVQLLSKYMCALSKYNSGTVVKWKHLRANNEMSKTLNYVFWAFRPCVDGFRHCRKIISIDGTHLYTKYKHKMLIGVTLDANNQVLPLAFAIVDEETTDSWKWFLENLGRLVVRGESGVCLISDRHKGIVRATADLPYFQPPHGVHRFCLRHVYSNFNTKFKYVHLKDLCWAAGTQNQICKFESIMEAIKNKNILAHRYLAGIEKKKWSLAHDGGWRRGVMTTNMSECLNSVLKGARRLPISAIVHLTLLRCVKYFIEHVTTGGRMVQENQLWSDYACRKYEKWARKSTEHRVAKYDVREQTASVATVGRPSRGQHMQVVKLSTLDCSCGKWTIFGIPYSHVICTTKWHSLDPKTLVQPWYNISEYLATYEGRFQPLADERYWDPPTFELHHNPVRRERRRVGRDRTTRLRNEMDTTV; the protein is encoded by the coding sequence ATGGTGGCACATACGCTATTGGGAGTTGTTCGTTGTGATCCTTCGTACGAGATTAAGTATATCATCGAAAATGTGAAAGATAAATATGGATATCAAATCTCGTACACGAAGGCATGGCGAAGTTTGAAACGTGCTATGGAAATTGCTCATGGTACATGGGAGAGCTCCGTTCAATTACTTTCAAAATATATGTGTGCTCTTTCCAAATATAATTCGGGAACAGTTGTGAAGTGGAAGCATCTCAGAGCCAACAATGAAATGAGTAAGACACTGAACTATGTTTTCTGGGCGTTTAGGCCGTGTGTTGATGGGTTTCGACATTGTCGAAAAATAATTAGTATTGATGGTACACACTTGTATACCAAATACAAGCACAAAATGTTGATCGGTGTCACTCTGGATGCGAACAATCAGGTTCTACCGCTAGCATTTGCTATTGTGGATGAAGAAACAACAGATTCTTGGAAATGGTTCTTGGAGAACCTAGGAAGACTTGTTGTTCGTGGTGAAAGTGGCGTGTGTCTTATTTCTGATAGACATAAGGGAATCGTGCGTGCAACCGCAGATCTACCATATTTTCAACCTCCACACGGTGTGCATCGTTTTTGTTTGAGACACGTGTATTCAAACTTTAACACTAAATTCAAATACGTCCATCTGAAAGATTTATGCTGGGCGGCAGGCACACAaaatcaaatttgtaagtttgaaTCAATAATGGAGGCAATCAAgaataaaaacattttggcgCACCGCTATTTGGCTGgaattgagaaaaaaaaatgGAGTTTGGCTCATGACGGTGGTTGGCGTCGTGGGGTGATGACAACCAATATGTCGGAGTGTTTAAATAGTGTCTTGAAGGGTGCTCGTAGACTTCCTATATCTGCAATAGTACACTTGACACTTCTGAGGTgcgtaaaatattttattgaacatGTGACTACAGGTGGTCGTATGGTTCAGGAAAATCAGCTGTGGTCAGATTATGCATGTCGGAAGTATGAGAAGTGGGCGAGAAAATCTACTGAACATCGTGTTGCCAAATATGATGTTCGTGAGCAAACTGCTTCGGTTGCAACTGTAGGAAGACCAAGTCGTGGCCAACATATGCAGGTGGTCAAGTTATCAACGCTGGATTGTTCATGTGGTAAATGGACGATTTTTGGCATACCATATTCTCATGTTATTTGTACCACAAAGTGGCACTCGTTGGATCCCAAGACACTTGTGCAGCCATGGTATAACATATCTGAGTACTTAGCGACTTACGAAGGCAGATTTCAACCTCTTGCAGATGAGCGCTACTGGGATCCTCCAACTTTCGAATTGCACCACAACCCTGTTAGACGTGAAAGAAGAAGAGTTGGTAGAGATCGAACAACTCGATTAAGAAATGAGATGGACACAACTGTTTAA